A genomic segment from Pseudomonas sp. S09G 359 encodes:
- a CDS encoding RidA family protein, with amino-acid sequence MSIHEKLSALGLALPDTPKPKGDYVPVTIHNGVAYVSGQVCRLGKEVIAGPVTDHTPPQSVMQAGQTCALRALSVLDQAVGLENVERILFVRGFVYGGEGFQSFSKVVDGASQVLIDVFGEHGRHARSAVGVAGLPSGGMLELEVIAAVKTP; translated from the coding sequence ATGAGCATTCACGAAAAACTCAGCGCCCTGGGCTTGGCGTTGCCTGACACACCGAAGCCCAAGGGCGACTACGTGCCAGTGACGATTCACAACGGCGTGGCGTATGTCAGCGGCCAGGTGTGCCGGTTGGGGAAGGAAGTGATTGCCGGGCCGGTGACCGACCACACGCCCCCGCAATCCGTTATGCAAGCCGGCCAAACCTGCGCGCTGCGCGCCTTGAGCGTGTTGGACCAGGCGGTCGGGTTGGAGAACGTGGAGCGTATTTTGTTCGTGCGTGGTTTTGTGTACGGCGGCGAGGGTTTCCAGAGCTTCTCCAAGGTGGTCGATGGCGCCTCGCAAGTGCTGATCGACGTGTTCGGCGAGCACGGCCGCCATGCGCGTTCAGCGGTTGGCGTAGCAGGGTTGCCGAGTGGCGGGATGTTGGAGCTGGAAGTGATCGCGGCGGTAAAAACCCCCTGA
- a CDS encoding type II toxin-antitoxin system HicA family toxin yields MRSREVIDLLVADGWFEVAVKGSHHQFKHPVKRGRVTVPHPKSEIAKGTLHSIFKSAGLK; encoded by the coding sequence ATGAGAAGTCGAGAGGTGATTGACCTGCTGGTTGCGGATGGTTGGTTTGAGGTGGCAGTAAAGGGTAGTCATCACCAGTTCAAGCATCCTGTTAAGCGGGGTAGAGTAACCGTCCCTCATCCGAAGTCAGAGATTGCCAAGGGCACTCTGCACAGTATTTTCAAGTCAGCCGGTCTCAAATAA
- a CDS encoding type II toxin-antitoxin system HicB family antitoxin: MKFPVVVHKDADSDYSVTVPDVPGCFSAGGSFSEALDNVREALALHLEGLVADQEPLPQALEVDAHIDNPDFVGGVWAIVDFDLTPYLGKSVRFNASLPEHLLQRIDERVQKDHRYASRSGFLATAALRELSA; the protein is encoded by the coding sequence ATGAAATTCCCTGTGGTAGTGCACAAAGACGCTGACTCGGATTACAGCGTGACCGTCCCTGATGTGCCGGGGTGTTTCTCGGCGGGTGGGTCTTTCTCTGAAGCATTGGATAATGTTCGCGAAGCACTGGCGTTGCACCTTGAAGGACTGGTTGCCGATCAAGAGCCGCTTCCTCAGGCGCTGGAGGTTGATGCCCATATAGATAACCCGGATTTTGTCGGTGGTGTCTGGGCGATAGTTGACTTTGATCTGACGCCCTACCTGGGTAAGTCAGTGCGGTTTAACGCCTCTTTGCCGGAACACCTGCTGCAACGCATTGATGAGCGTGTGCAAAAGGACCATCGCTACGCATCAAGGTCAGGTTTCTTGGCCACTGCGGCGCTGCGCGAACTTTCTGCGTAA
- a CDS encoding PhzF family phenazine biosynthesis protein: protein MTPEVHLVNVFPATPRGGNPAPTVAVADGMSDADMQQVARDYGHECGFVFAAPAGSDCDFALRFWVPNHEMEMCGHATVGAIWLLDQLGMLHKDRLALWTLSGRVDARVKDAGTPQIQVEISQPKGQVETLSEADVEAEILSVLGITSNELAPLPIQNARTSRVKTLIALKSVAVLDALKPDFRRMEQLCERIGSTGLYPYAPSDLDARQFDARQFPKSSGYPEDAATGIAAAALAFGLLENGLVTADDRPVHIRQGRAMGRPSQISLRFRRDEAGQVQGCWLGGHVEFAEVHA from the coding sequence ATGACGCCCGAGGTTCACCTGGTCAATGTATTTCCCGCCACGCCGCGTGGCGGCAACCCGGCCCCCACCGTGGCCGTGGCGGATGGCATGAGCGACGCGGATATGCAGCAGGTCGCCCGCGATTACGGGCACGAATGCGGCTTTGTGTTCGCCGCGCCGGCGGGCAGCGACTGCGATTTTGCCCTGCGTTTCTGGGTGCCCAACCACGAGATGGAAATGTGCGGCCACGCCACCGTGGGCGCCATCTGGCTGTTGGACCAGTTGGGCATGCTGCATAAGGATCGCCTGGCCTTGTGGACCCTGAGCGGTCGCGTCGACGCTCGGGTGAAGGATGCCGGCACGCCGCAGATTCAGGTGGAAATCAGCCAGCCCAAGGGCCAGGTTGAAACCCTGAGTGAGGCGGATGTGGAAGCGGAGATCCTGTCGGTGTTGGGCATCACGTCCAACGAGCTGGCGCCGTTGCCGATTCAGAACGCGCGCACCAGCCGCGTCAAAACCCTGATCGCGCTGAAAAGCGTAGCGGTGCTGGACGCGCTCAAGCCGGACTTTCGGCGCATGGAACAGCTGTGCGAGCGCATCGGCTCCACCGGCCTGTATCCCTACGCGCCGTCGGACCTCGACGCGCGCCAGTTCGACGCGCGGCAATTTCCCAAGTCCTCGGGCTACCCCGAAGACGCCGCCACCGGCATCGCCGCGGCGGCCTTGGCCTTCGGCCTGCTGGAAAATGGCTTGGTGACCGCTGACGACCGCCCGGTGCATATACGCCAGGGCCGGGCGATGGGGCGACCGTCACAGATTTCCCTGCGGTTTCGTCGCGATGAGGCAGGGCAGGTACAGGGGTGCTGGCTGGGTGGGCATGTCGAATTTGCTGAGGTGCACGCATGA